TCGGGAAACGTCTTGAAGTTTTCCTCGTAGACCCCGCCTGGCAGTTTGTCGGGGTCTGTGACGTCTCCCACCAAGTACTTAAAGTACTGGCCTTTGATCTTCcgcgctgccactctccagtcacccgaagaggaagtagaaggccgcgtcttggctggttggtcccccgggggggtcacggccttcctcttgacagccccaacatccagagtcgccgtcgcggattccccgtgggtgggggtctcgacgcagacgaacgacgagcgggaacaggtgacgctggtcgcggtgcactggttggctgctCCACTTCCCGCATCTGCACAGTCGGTGCGGCTGGTTGGCGAGTCGCCTCCTGTCGCTCCGTCCGGATTGGTtgtggtgggggcggcgacgcagacgggaccgccgctggcggttgagccgccagctttgtccccgcctgagtcgcccctggcgcacgtttcctcttccttgTTATCTTCCTCTTGGCTGTAGCCGCGTCCCCAtataccaaagtcacggttgcccgtgagcAGCAAGCCATAGCTAGCCATCAATCCTAAATCCTAAGGGGGGTAAGTCGAGAGCGCACGAAATTACGTCCAACTTCATTGCTAGTTCGACTGAGAGTGGGGCGATGCGAGtgatttattttagaaatcattgatttcaactgCCGTATCCTAATCGCACGCATGCGAGCAACAGATTTATAAGTCGCGCCGTATACGGCATATGCGTTTGGTTAGAATACTGAacttgaaatcaatgatttctaaaataatcgttCGCGTCGCTCGCATCCGGTAGAGGTGTATCCTAACTGGACGTGTGCGACGCGAGCAACtcgataatatttatatcctaaccagacgcgaccataacgacagtcttctttttaaaattgttatcaacggttgaaaccgccaagtaaaagttgtttgattAGTTAACATATGTTTGTCGCTTGTGTCGCTCGACAAAAATTAGAATTGATTCCCGTCAGTAGGCTATGTTTCGTTCCAGTCAAtacttcacaactggtgtaacaaaggccgtggtatgtactatcctgtctgtgggatagagcatatacaagatcccttgctgctaatcgaaaagagtagcccatgaaatagtaacagcgggtttcctctcccaatatctgtgtggttctcaaccatattatgtttgacgccatataaccgcaaataaaatgtgttgagtgcgtcgtgaaataaaatatttccttccttccttcctttcaacccgcctcggtggcgtcgtggttaggccatcggtctacaggctggtaggtactggtttcggatcccagtcgaggcatgggatttttaatccagataccgacgaCAAACcgcgagtgagtgctccgcaaggctcagtgggtaggtgtaaaccacttgcaccgaccagtgatccataactggttcaacaaaggccatggtttgtgctatcttgcctgtgggaagcgcaaataaaagatcccttgctgctaatcggaaagagtagcccatgtagtggcgatagcgggtttcctctcaaaatctgtgtggttcttaaccatatgtctgacgccatataaccgtaaataaaatgtgttgagtgcgtcgttaaataaaacatttctttctttctttttccttccttcgatgacttctaaaataatcgcaCGCATTGCTCGAGTCGCTCGCAGCCGgctaggatacagctttaataACCACATGTTCAACATAAAAtagctttaaaatgtactgatgtgttgctaaacaaatatCCCTTTGCACTCCTATTTTTTTGGTCATTTAATTGTGTGAATATGCAATAATTGCGTCCAACATTCTATTTCCGTGGCAATTGGAAGCCTTCTAAGGAttcctttttaaaacaaatgaaacaagctcatgctattttgtttttggaacatttactgattcatattttttaatagacTATTCAAAAATATGAATCGGTAAATGTTCATCACGTATGAAATATTtcgattttttatttaaaaaacaaacaaagtatgtcaacaccgtaacatgGCAGCCAATGCTATCAGACCCTGTTCCGGAAAAAAGTCGATACAAGTAATAAAATCCTATGTAAAGATCGCTGCTTGAATTTGAAATGCATTCACCTGACCCCAGAGATAAGACaaaaaatatcatattttaaaaacatatttttttttacaaaggtaCTACTATCATATGCAAGTGACACCTCCTGGGAGAATGGCCCATATAtgaaatatgtatgtttatgtgatGTCAGTCCTAGAACATTTCAAGAATGATAGCCTATATTTATCATGATCACACTAGTCTTAGTTTTAACTTCAAAGTCAATGTCTGTGATCACCAGTCAACGACGTCCATTAGCACACATATTGACTTGTATCGCAAccggggcggggcgtagctcagtggtaaagcgctcgcttgatgcgcggtaggtttgggatcgatccccgtatgtgggcccattggactatttctcgtttgaGCCAGTGcgttacgactggtatatcaaaggccgtagtatgtgcaatcctgtctgtgggatggtgcatagatctcttgctactaattgtcaaaatgtaacgggtttcctctctaaaaccatgtgtcaaaattaccaaatgtatgacatccaataaccaatgattaataaatcaatgtgcttcagaagtgtcgttaaaccaaacaaacctttttgtATTACTATTCGTTTACTTCTTGTTATTGGCACACTCACATTGGGAAGGGGAGACCCACACTGTCTACGAGTCATGTTATGAGATGATaggcaaatataaaagttagtgtgtgtgtgtgtgtgtgtgtgtagagagagagagagagagagagagagagagagagagagagagagagagagagagagagagggtgggtgggtagatggatggatggatggatggatggatggatgaatgaatgggtgaatggatgCTCTTTATTTCCTCCATTAATATCGGAGAGTAGACCGAGGTAACACATTTACAACTGTTTGACATGCGATTGTCGATGATTgagctctattggtgtcgttaaaattaaatcaaacaaactgTTTAGAAACTGTATGAACAAAACACTGCTGtatgaaaacagttttaatagaAAACAGAACAAATGTTACAGTGCACTGGGTATTACCTAAGATTATATCagtataaacaaaatgttctatgaagtatacatttattacaaagaggatgaataaaaaatatatagaaggGATCACGGAGGGACAGTCTATACGTAATTAAAATTTCAACTGACCAGTACACTAATGCTCTGTTTATGGCCTGTGGCGTCTGTTTATGGCCTGcggtgtgttttttaaaatgttggggtggtgtgtgtgtgtggggggagggggggtgtgggggggggggggggggggggggggggggggggggggcggggggggggggggggggggggggggggggggggggggggggggtggggggggggggggggggggggggggggtggggggggggggggtggggtgttttggggggggggggggggggggggggggggggggggggggggggggggggggggggggggggggggggggggggggggggggggtgggggggggggggggggggggggggggggggggggggggtggggggggggggggggtgtgggggggggggggggggggggggggggtgggggggggggggggggggggggggggggggggggggggggggggggggggggggggggggggggggggggggggggggggttctaatGTAATGGCCTGATGTGTATCCTGATAAAATTTAGCATTTCAGATGTTCATATATGCCATTTTCAGTCTTCTGGGCACAAAGACAGGTAAAAGTAAGGGAGCCATTACAACCAGTTTTCGCGGCCCTGTATGtttaaatatgaagaaaatCATGTATAGAATGGTACCATAGTGCTAAATTAGGGTCAGGGTGGCATGTAACTGTCTTCAAACGCTGTGTTTATACTCTGTGTCAAGCATGATATTCAGAATCTCATAAACTCAATATAGAACAACACTACAATACAACCAATAATATACATGcaattgaaaaatgtaacataacaaacaaacaaacaataaataaataaataaataaatagtttctGTGTTGTTTGCATCACAATAATGATGTCTAGCAAATGATCTCTCGGCGTTGTGATTTTAGGTGCAGTTATTTTTTccacattataaatatttacaattagtTTATATACATACTACAATATGCAGCTAGAACAATGGCTTGTAGAAATCCCATTAATATGTATACTACATTGCTATTTACAGTTGAGTAAATGTACAGTATGCCAAATATACAGCATTCTACTGCATAAACGTCCATAGTATAATGTTTTGGTTCCAGCTGTATGATTAGTCAATGCAAACCACACGTTATaatgtcaaattattttattaatttaaagtgacaaaGCTTGTGCTGAACATTTCACAAATGTAGTGATGGTTCTTTGATATATTCCAATGTACGCATTGTACTTTCATAGGACGACGTCATTTCAAAAACCACGTGATGGTGTTTGTTTGATATTTTCCAATGTACCGTGACTGTACTCTACTTGTCATACAATGGCGTCATTTCACAAATCACGTGATGGTTGTTTGGTATTTTCCAGTGTACAGCTTGTACTTGTCATACGATGACGTCGTCGGGACTGGGTCTCTGTGTGTGCTCCAAGGAGTCGAGTAGAGCGTGGAGCGAGACGTCTGACTGGTCGACCTGGACAAAACATAGAAACATGCACTGTACACATGGCGTCATATAGAGAAACATGCACTGTACAGAGGGCGTCACATACCGAAACATGCACTGTACAGAGGGCGTCACATACCGAAACATGCACTGTACAGAGGGCGTCACATACCGAAACATGCACTGTACAGAGGGCGTCACATACCGAAACATGCACTGTACAGAGGGCGTTACATTGCTTAAATAACTAAGAGAGGGCGTTAAAATCAATCAGGCtggacaaaacataaaaaacatgCACTGAACACAGGGCGTCGCATTGCTCAAATAATGAAGGGAGGGCGTTAAAATCAATCGGTCACAGTAACATTTgatctccagctagacaaaagcAGAATTTTTAACTGCAAAGGGGACATTTCCGTATTTCAGAGGGGTTGGAAAAACTACAATCTTTGTACAGATTTATCAAATGAAAGGGGTAACATCAAGTGGATATTGTAAATCTGCGGCAGATgttaaattcattcattcacgacAGTTGTGACAAGCACTTGTTACAGATATAGGAACAACGATTGGGTGTGCAATTGGACAGACAGCAAGAAGTTTACATGTAGCAGTTGCTGTCAGAACCAAAAGAGAAGGTGGATCGCAAAGGATAGAAACGCCAGGTGGCAACCGGGGGATGATGATACACTATATATGCCTAGTATGCCTGAAACAGAAGATAACATCATAACATATCGAACTATGGTCAGAGATATGTCCTCTCAAGAAGTTGTCTTTAACTGTCTAGGTCGACATTCTATTTGATAAGTGAATTGAAGTGAAGTAGAGTCaagaaaagttaaataaaacagaacaaaataaaCCAAGACTGcgatttgaaaacaaaacaccaaaccTTTTTTATCAGGTCATTCATCAAAATCAAGATAGTCCTTcgaaatgttgtttgtttttagtgcAGATCTCAAAGACAAGGTGATattttaacaatacaaaacCTTATTATAATTACCTGTATCTGTCAGAAGCAGGTTGTATCTTGCTTGATCTGCTCGAATATGAGCTGTAGGCTGGGTTTGAAGGATAGACATGACCGAATCGTGTCGTGGACGTCACAATGCCTGGGTATCCAGCAGAAGACACGTTCGTTAATCTTGAACTGGAAGAACACAGTCTGTGGTTGTAAGTGTCGTTAACTCCTGCCACTGGTCTAGTCGGGGACATGGACTTGGATCTGGATGTCCCTGGTGGACGGTCATGTTCTGTAATAAGCAATCGTCTCAGTTCCATCAGATGATCCTGGTGTTCATGTGGCGTTAAGTAACCAGGCATACCAAGATAACTGTCAACACTGTCGTTCCGGACGTCGCGTTGCATTTCCATTGTACTCGAGGTGTTTGCTCTGTGGATGTCTTCTTGAGAGGTTGCTAACATGCTCCGATTTCTCAGGTTTGACAGGTAACTGGCATGCTGTTCGAATGTCGAATATGCTGGGTCTGCACAAGTATAACTATGCTCGATATTTTGACACTGTGTCTGATCGGCTAATTCAGACACGGGTTTTCTTTTCTTCGTTCGTTCATACAATAGCTGTTCCCACATTCGTTCTAGCTTAAAGGCTTCGATTTCTGCCCTTCTTTTCATTCTCTTTATTTCCTCGTGGAAGTTACTGTGTCTTGAACCACCCCTGTTGATCTCTCTCACTTCATCTATGCACAACCTGATCACCTTCTTGGAGTGTTCTAACTCAGTTCGACTCTGCTGGATAATTTCCTGAGTTATCATGCACACGCTACCTCTCGGTGTGGAGGTTGCAACGTCTTCAAAATCCCACGCATTCTCCAGTAGTGCCAACAACTGATCGGTTTGCCCGATAGAGTAATTCAACTTGGATTCCAGAAGTTCTTCAGTAAATGTTGGAGTCAGACTGCCAACGTTTAAAGCAAATAGTTCGATTATTTCTATTCTCTCTCTGGCAAGTCTGTTCAGTTCTGACTGGATCCTGGTCGTGTCCTCTTCCGTTAGTCCAGCCTTCGTCTTCACAGTCGTCCCGGAACCATCATCCTGGAGTTTTAAACCAAATTCTGAATCTGTCTGCGAGAAACCTTCAGATTTACCCATGGGCATTGACCCTCTGTCGTGCAGCTGTTTCCTCAGATTGCCCGACTCGTAAGAACCATAAGCAGACGACGATTCCACGTCGGTATCGATAGGGGAAGCTATTGGAGTTGGCGACTCGCTGTTCGCGCCATCGAATATGTCTGCCGTGGACGTCCCCTGTTCACACTTTATTCTCAGGCTCCCAATGTCGTCAGTGGACGTCTGCTGGTCGCAGTACATGGGTTCGGTTGACGTCGTCCTGCTGCACATTTGTGCACGAACGGTCATCGTGGCCACGTCACACATTATTCTGAAATAAGGATTGATTCCATTAAATCAGTCATGTTATGAAacattaatactattttgtacAATCCAACATTTTTATAGCTttcaaaaaacccaacatattgTCATCAATATATTATCATTGCAATCAGGAATTTAATCATCTCCATACTTAAATATACATcatcattttaaatttcatttttattttaattcctattacttttttaaaggtccccctaatttatatattatgtatacgtACGTATGTTTGCATGCATACGTGCGTGCAGGTCTGGGTAGTTgcgtaaatatatatatatatatatatatatatatatatatatatatatatatagagagagagagagagagagagagagagagagagagagagagagagagagagagagggagggagggagggagggagagagtatacatgtatgtgtgtgtgtgtgtctctctctctctctctctctctctctctctctctctctctctctctctctctcttctctctctctctctcacacacacacacacacacacgtctacATATATTTACTCACCTCGATGTCTGTTTGAGAAATGGGACTGATAAAGGAATAACTCTAATATACCGTAAATCCTTTAATAGATGTGTGCCTAGAACAGAAGTCTACCTTGATTAGAGACCGGGTCTCAGAGCGTctcgaaaaaaataaaacactgcTTTCTATAAACGCAAGCTTCTGTTATTGTAGCTTTGTCAGGTTAATGACTATATTATACTTGTCATTTTTAACACATAGCGTCAAACGCTTACAACCGTATAGCGAGAACAGGAAACAAAAAggatttttcatttttcaatggGATAAGACGTTTCCACATATACAAAAAAGTTTGTAAAGCCTACATTAGAAGATGACATTGTGTTAGAAAATTTCGAATACCAAAGAAATcgaagcctgccttgaatacAGGCAGGGTCTGAGAGCGTCACGAAAAATATGGGAAGCCTAGACTTCTAGTCAAGGATTTACCATATATAGTTGTTTTGctacttttaaatatttattagcagCGATccataaaatgttaaaagtgGAAAGTTATCTCTCTCCTATT
This DNA window, taken from Gigantopelta aegis isolate Gae_Host chromosome 4, Gae_host_genome, whole genome shotgun sequence, encodes the following:
- the LOC121372086 gene encoding uncharacterized protein LOC121372086; its protein translation is MATSKLDAGREVKEEHKPKVEVKLTRTQILRQKMTHKSTTASTESEGKNKMAVSSATGNKSKMTVLETTKIQRKSKSATLLSSDVKESEHTRNDEHHVKESEKGDTSGNNKRKTTKTVTIRDSLSPRIKRRELSSSFKSSPVLSPRASAKPVHKSHSHDAIHTTVDDVHFTRQAKSGTVSSMAHLSDSRSSIASDVSMDSVGSESTRHGLFKSICVPAQIVTDRLYTPTNISEKREFLKRKKWLLPDPQHRPRKNRQAFSKKTPEKDINLVKASSTDDIRDSFHGKALSTEDVPDACCETLSAADISDVCYEYDWLNRSARSDTDLTTTRSLEKKSLARKNRRHSDPLGYKIDPLVVDYDQVIDDGFSRNGVFFLREYFRQDLDWLTIHIDSYLSRRNLLPAYPAATNEEWYLTETRAVVSKPTEQEDVSKIREQEDLTDVSAVADETKVVVDSVNSVANVGGSHGVVQVSTDVIETEEIETLENLPQMSDAWTETWPQIIMCDVATMTVRAQMCSRTTSTEPMYCDQQTSTDDIGSLRIKCEQGTSTADIFDGANSESPTPIASPIDTDVESSSAYGSYESGNLRKQLHDRGSMPMGKSEGFSQTDSEFGLKLQDDGSGTTVKTKAGLTEEDTTRIQSELNRLARERIEIIELFALNVGSLTPTFTEELLESKLNYSIGQTDQLLALLENAWDFEDVATSTPRGSVCMITQEIIQQSRTELEHSKKVIRLCIDEVREINRGGSRHSNFHEEIKRMKRRAEIEAFKLERMWEQLLYERTKKRKPVSELADQTQCQNIEHSYTCADPAYSTFEQHASYLSNLRNRSMLATSQEDIHRANTSSTMEMQRDVRNDSVDSYLGMPGYLTPHEHQDHLMELRRLLITEHDRPPGTSRSKSMSPTRPVAGVNDTYNHRLCSSSSRLTNVSSAGYPGIVTSTTRFGHVYPSNPAYSSYSSRSSKIQPASDRYRSTSQTSRSTLYSTPWSTHRDPVPTTSSYDKYKLYTGKYQTTIT